In one window of Anaerolineales bacterium DNA:
- a CDS encoding SLC13 family permease, giving the protein MTVDAWITIGLIVVAAILLISGWVRSDLVAIFVALGLRLTGVLSTEQALSGFSQTAVLTILSIFIITHGLEITGATGWVGRHLLRLAGTSERRLLTVITLTAALLSLFMNTIAAAAILLPMTMGIVRELKLRPSRLLMPLSFGALLGGTATLLTTANIIVSNALNQNGLKPYGLLDFLPVGLPVVIAGTLLMVWLAPKLLPARDMAGEIARMKLLRGELARIYHLREGTSEVRVQEDSPMAGKTLVEGAWGQDLDLTVLGISHDDQLTLAPDPNIEIYEDDIVLLDGTPTPKQMKDYGLEFTFTSDLVSGLSSQEVPLVEVVLAPRSELEKKTLRQIHFRERFGLQVIALWREGLIIQRGIADLPLRFGDAMLLQGPKSKVRLLRMDSNFMVLQEERDIRPGKQAVLASMILIGSLALAAAQVLPIAIATLLGAALMVLTRCMTMDQAYRAVEWRAIFLIAGMLPLSTALQITGAASAVANDLLQWVGTGSPMITAMLLLIGASTLSLILSGQTAAVIMAPISIAAATAMNADPRALSMAVAVGCSLSFISPLGHPSSLLVMGPGGYTFRDYVRLGIPLTILTFFVAALGLHWFWGL; this is encoded by the coding sequence ATGACTGTAGATGCTTGGATCACAATTGGCCTAATCGTCGTCGCAGCCATTCTGCTCATTTCCGGGTGGGTGAGATCCGATCTGGTCGCGATCTTTGTCGCACTCGGGCTGCGACTGACCGGTGTGCTTTCCACCGAGCAGGCGCTTTCCGGTTTCAGCCAGACCGCCGTTCTCACCATACTCTCGATTTTCATCATTACCCATGGCCTGGAAATAACCGGAGCGACGGGCTGGGTCGGGCGACATTTGCTGCGCCTGGCTGGCACATCCGAAAGGCGTCTGTTGACCGTCATCACGCTGACTGCCGCCTTGCTTTCCTTGTTCATGAACACCATCGCCGCCGCCGCGATTCTGCTTCCCATGACGATGGGCATCGTTCGCGAATTGAAGCTCCGCCCTTCCCGCTTGCTCATGCCTCTCTCCTTCGGCGCACTGCTCGGCGGCACGGCCACACTCTTGACTACCGCAAACATCATCGTCAGCAATGCGCTGAACCAGAACGGCTTGAAACCTTACGGACTGCTCGATTTCCTTCCCGTCGGTTTGCCCGTCGTCATCGCCGGTACGTTGTTGATGGTCTGGTTGGCGCCGAAACTCCTGCCGGCACGGGACATGGCCGGAGAAATCGCACGTATGAAACTGCTGCGCGGCGAATTGGCCCGCATCTACCACCTGCGGGAAGGCACTTCCGAAGTTCGAGTGCAGGAAGATTCCCCGATGGCCGGCAAAACGCTGGTCGAAGGTGCCTGGGGCCAGGATCTCGATTTGACCGTGCTGGGAATCTCGCACGACGATCAACTCACGCTCGCACCCGATCCCAACATCGAAATCTACGAGGATGACATCGTCCTGCTCGATGGAACCCCGACCCCCAAGCAAATGAAAGACTACGGGCTGGAATTCACCTTCACTTCAGACCTGGTAAGCGGACTCTCCTCGCAAGAGGTTCCCCTCGTCGAGGTCGTACTCGCTCCGCGTTCCGAACTGGAAAAGAAAACGCTGCGGCAGATCCACTTTCGCGAGCGGTTCGGCCTGCAGGTCATCGCGCTGTGGCGCGAGGGGCTGATCATCCAACGCGGGATCGCAGACCTGCCGCTTCGCTTTGGGGACGCAATGCTGCTGCAAGGGCCGAAGTCGAAAGTACGGCTGCTGCGAATGGATTCCAACTTCATGGTCCTGCAAGAGGAACGGGACATACGCCCGGGCAAGCAGGCCGTCCTGGCCAGCATGATCCTCATCGGAAGTCTAGCGCTGGCTGCGGCGCAAGTTCTGCCCATCGCCATCGCCACGCTGCTCGGTGCTGCGCTGATGGTGCTCACACGCTGTATGACGATGGATCAAGCCTACCGGGCCGTCGAATGGCGGGCCATCTTCCTGATCGCCGGCATGCTGCCTTTGAGCACGGCGCTGCAAATCACCGGAGCGGCGAGTGCGGTTGCGAACGACCTTCTTCAATGGGTCGGAACGGGATCGCCGATGATCACAGCGATGCTGCTCCTGATCGGCGCGTCGACTTTAAGCCTGATCTTGAGCGGACAAACGGCCGCGGTGATCATGGCGCCGATTTCCATTGCAGCCGCAACCGCGATGAACGCCGACCCGCGTGCGCTGTCGATGGCCGTCGCCGTCGGCTGCTCCCTGTCCTTCATCAGCCCTCTCGGACATCCTTCGAGTCTTCTCGTCATGGGTCCCGGCGGCTACACATTCCGCGACTACGTTCGCCTGGGCATCCCGCTCACCATCCTCACGTTCTTCGTCGCCGCTCTCGGCTTGCATTGGTTCTGGGGATTATGA
- the tgt gene encoding tRNA guanosine(34) transglycosylase Tgt: MSALKFEVTSQDGSARAGLLHTPHGAVQTPVFAPVGTQATVKALTPQQLEELGATLILANSYHLHLRPGDKLIADLGGLHQFMSWNHPILTDSGGFQVFSLAKRRQVDADGVTFQSHLDGSEHRFTPENVIEIQENLGADIIMTLDECPQPYDREYNQEALQRTHAWAERCLAAKSRSDQALFGIVQGGVFPDLREQSAAFIASRDFPGIAIGGLSVGETPEEMHAMIEVVNAVLPEDRPRYLMGVGAPNDLVECVLQGVDMFDCVLPTRMARNHTALTRLGRLNLRNSPFADDRRPIDDTCTCYTCRTFSRAYLRHLCVAKEMLAATLLSIHNIHSLTALADDLRQAITEARLEDFADEFLVDYRKHRPPEI; encoded by the coding sequence ATGAGCGCCTTGAAATTCGAAGTCACTTCCCAGGACGGAAGCGCACGCGCCGGTTTGCTGCACACTCCGCACGGCGCCGTGCAAACGCCTGTTTTCGCGCCCGTGGGCACGCAGGCCACCGTGAAAGCGCTCACGCCGCAGCAGTTGGAGGAATTGGGCGCTACGCTCATACTCGCCAACAGCTACCACCTCCACCTTCGTCCGGGAGACAAGTTGATCGCCGATCTGGGCGGTCTGCACCAATTCATGTCCTGGAACCATCCCATCCTGACCGACTCGGGAGGTTTTCAAGTTTTTTCCCTGGCCAAACGCCGCCAGGTGGACGCGGATGGCGTGACGTTTCAGAGTCATCTCGACGGCTCCGAACACCGCTTCACGCCGGAGAACGTGATCGAGATTCAGGAAAATCTGGGCGCGGACATCATCATGACACTCGATGAATGCCCCCAGCCTTACGATCGGGAGTACAACCAGGAAGCGCTGCAGCGGACGCACGCCTGGGCCGAACGCTGTCTAGCCGCCAAGTCCCGCAGCGATCAAGCACTCTTCGGCATCGTGCAAGGCGGCGTGTTTCCCGATCTGCGCGAACAGTCCGCCGCTTTTATCGCTTCCCGGGATTTCCCCGGAATCGCCATCGGTGGATTGTCGGTGGGCGAAACCCCGGAAGAAATGCACGCCATGATCGAGGTCGTCAACGCGGTTCTTCCCGAAGACCGCCCGCGCTATCTGATGGGTGTGGGAGCGCCCAACGATCTCGTGGAATGCGTGCTGCAGGGCGTCGATATGTTCGACTGCGTGCTGCCGACGCGCATGGCGCGCAATCACACGGCGCTGACCCGTCTCGGCCGCTTGAATCTACGCAATTCCCCCTTCGCCGACGACAGGCGCCCGATCGACGATACGTGTACGTGCTATACTTGCCGGACGTTCAGCCGCGCCTATCTCCGCCATCTTTGTGTGGCCAAGGAGATGCTTGCGGCGACGCTGCTCTCGATTCACAACATACACAGTCTCACGGCGCTCGCCGACGATTTACGCCAGGCCATCACCGAAGCGAGGCTGGAAGATTTTGCCGATGAATTTCTTGTCGACTACCGCAAACACCGCCCGCCGGAGATCTGA
- the uppP gene encoding undecaprenyl-diphosphatase UppP encodes MSLIQALVLGIVQGATEFLPISSSAHLVLVPWLLKWEFDPNAAFIFNILVQWGTLLAVVFYFRHDLLEMVGAAWRGVRSRKPFQDSEARLAWLVLAASIPATIVGVALKTQVSQTFENPRTVSLLLLVTAVMLFLGERIGKFERTLESLSTRDALWIGLAQALALFPGISRSGATIAAGLVRRFQRPHAARFSFLIAIPVMIGAGLVAVFDLAHIPNGDSQISALVVGFLAAVFVGYFAIRWLINFLVRKSLSAFGVYCAIVGGLGLLLSVIRG; translated from the coding sequence ATGAGCCTCATCCAGGCCCTCGTTCTTGGCATCGTACAGGGCGCCACGGAATTCTTACCCATATCATCCTCGGCGCATCTCGTTCTCGTACCGTGGCTTTTGAAGTGGGAATTCGATCCCAATGCGGCGTTCATCTTCAACATCCTCGTGCAGTGGGGCACGCTGCTCGCCGTTGTTTTCTACTTTCGACACGATCTGCTGGAGATGGTCGGTGCAGCCTGGCGCGGTGTACGCTCCCGAAAACCTTTTCAGGACTCCGAGGCGAGACTCGCCTGGCTGGTCCTGGCGGCAAGCATCCCCGCGACCATCGTCGGTGTGGCACTCAAGACCCAAGTGTCCCAGACCTTTGAAAACCCACGAACGGTTTCCTTGCTACTGCTCGTGACTGCGGTCATGTTGTTTCTCGGCGAACGCATCGGGAAGTTCGAACGAACTCTCGAATCGCTCTCCACGCGTGATGCCTTGTGGATCGGACTTGCCCAGGCGCTCGCATTGTTCCCCGGAATCTCCCGCTCCGGCGCGACGATCGCAGCGGGGCTGGTGCGCCGTTTCCAGCGCCCGCACGCCGCCCGCTTCTCGTTCTTGATCGCCATTCCCGTGATGATCGGCGCCGGTTTGGTCGCCGTGTTCGATCTCGCCCATATTCCGAACGGAGACAGCCAGATTTCCGCGCTCGTGGTCGGTTTCCTGGCCGCCGTCTTCGTCGGTTATTTCGCCATCCGCTGGTTGATCAACTTCCTGGTCCGGAAATCTCTCTCCGCCTTCGGCGTGTACTGCGCCATCGTGGGCGGATTGGGACTGCTGTTGAGCGTGATCCGTGGTTAA
- a CDS encoding MBL fold metallo-hydrolase has protein sequence MFSNEEQFGSLAIVNFVLGPVSTNSYLVSDTETGRAVVIDPAWEGEVIVAEAERRGWPLEAIWLTHAHFDHFGGAAAVANASPEPLPVALHPADMPLWRVQGGAALFGFQEFDPGPEPSIALENGMRLQLGKRTFEVRHTPGHSQGHVIFLDREDGVVFCGDLIFQGSIGRFDLPGGNGQTLMESIRREILTLPDEMRLFSGHGPATTVGAERTANPFITGAIPL, from the coding sequence ATGTTTTCGAACGAAGAGCAGTTCGGATCGCTGGCGATCGTTAATTTCGTGCTGGGGCCGGTTTCGACGAATTCCTATCTCGTCTCGGATACGGAAACCGGCCGGGCGGTTGTCATCGATCCGGCATGGGAAGGTGAGGTCATCGTCGCCGAAGCTGAACGGCGGGGTTGGCCGCTGGAAGCGATCTGGCTCACCCATGCCCATTTCGATCACTTCGGTGGTGCGGCGGCGGTGGCGAATGCCTCGCCGGAACCGCTGCCGGTGGCGCTGCATCCAGCCGATATGCCGCTGTGGCGCGTGCAGGGCGGCGCGGCACTGTTCGGTTTTCAAGAATTCGATCCTGGCCCCGAACCCAGCATTGCACTAGAAAACGGTATGCGCTTACAACTCGGAAAGCGGACCTTCGAGGTGCGGCACACGCCCGGTCACAGCCAGGGGCACGTGATCTTCCTTGACCGGGAAGATGGGGTCGTCTTCTGTGGGGATTTGATATTCCAGGGCAGCATCGGTCGTTTCGATCTGCCTGGCGGAAATGGGCAAACGTTGATGGAGAGCATCCGCAGGGAAATTCTCACCCTGCCGGACGAGATGCGTTTGTTCAGCGGGCACGGCCCGGCAACCACGGTCGGTGCGGAGCGAACGGCGAATCCGTTCATTACGGGAGCAATCCCGCTGTAA
- a CDS encoding NBR1-Ig-like domain-containing protein has translation MKHARISRQLSWLLIATFLLSACNFPFTISVDTAMPTAETGDSESPESETQSTPTEEPPAPVDTAEATPTTEPPTDTPEPAGCTNVASFVSDVTYPDDSEVAADSSFTKTWRLRNDGTCTWTSSYALVFSHGDRMDGPAEAALPGAVPPGSTVDISSGMTAPTDAGTYQGFWKLRSSDGVLFGIGTDSSVAFWVKIVVPSEDEGIVFEPLVPVFEAYLLFKASGTDESLNDNGCYDLDAGEQVACGAPQADFKYEHTFFLFTHDYEIDPLHGVGFRLFGSEAPTRDQCLGVSLSASTFELHKRYYCYQTSDGNFGWIKITNFNSSVVMFDFATFNEP, from the coding sequence ATGAAGCACGCTCGTATATCACGGCAATTGAGTTGGCTGCTTATTGCGACCTTCCTGCTTTCGGCATGCAATTTTCCGTTCACCATCAGCGTCGATACCGCGATGCCGACGGCGGAGACAGGAGATTCAGAGAGTCCGGAATCTGAAACACAGTCCACGCCCACAGAAGAACCTCCGGCTCCGGTGGACACAGCGGAGGCGACGCCCACCACAGAACCACCGACCGATACGCCGGAACCGGCGGGATGCACGAACGTCGCCAGTTTCGTAAGCGACGTGACCTATCCGGACGATTCGGAAGTGGCGGCGGATTCGTCTTTCACCAAAACCTGGCGGCTGCGGAACGATGGCACCTGCACCTGGACGTCATCCTACGCACTCGTGTTCAGCCACGGCGATCGCATGGACGGTCCGGCCGAGGCGGCTCTGCCGGGGGCCGTACCGCCGGGAAGCACGGTGGACATTTCCTCCGGCATGACGGCGCCGACGGACGCGGGTACCTATCAGGGTTTCTGGAAACTGCGCAGCAGCGACGGCGTGCTCTTCGGGATCGGAACCGACAGCAGCGTGGCCTTCTGGGTCAAAATCGTGGTGCCCTCCGAGGATGAAGGGATCGTCTTCGAACCCCTGGTTCCCGTGTTTGAAGCGTATCTGCTCTTCAAGGCCAGTGGGACGGATGAATCTCTCAACGATAACGGCTGCTACGACCTCGATGCAGGAGAACAAGTCGCCTGCGGAGCGCCCCAAGCGGACTTCAAGTACGAGCATACGTTCTTCCTCTTTACCCACGACTACGAAATCGATCCGCTGCACGGAGTCGGTTTCAGGCTTTTCGGTTCGGAAGCGCCGACGCGCGATCAATGCCTGGGTGTGTCTTTGAGCGCGTCGACCTTCGAGTTGCACAAGCGCTACTACTGCTACCAGACCAGCGATGGAAATTTCGGCTGGATTAAAATAACGAACTTCAATTCAAGTGTAGTTATGTTCGACTTCGCCACGTTCAATGAGCCGTAA
- a CDS encoding two-component regulator propeller domain-containing protein, giving the protein MTERTMQTVAALVSIALLLAGCNMPAASPTETSSAVMSDTPPETGGETSTPATSGEPVPVDGLGEIFDLAFDTQGDLWVGTASGAAQCDAGLQTCLLYSVMNGSPIGEVRAVAVGTDGSLWLGTTMGLIRRYQGDWSRYTTEDGLAADTIFDLQASAGGSLWVGTNNGVSYFADDVWTNTTTADGLADDYVHCVYDAGVQGMWFGTSMGVSRFDGVRWTTYDQNTGLPGSDVLSIAEDAQGGIWLGTLFGGAVRFDAGGWQYYTFSGDVGVNVVQVMAVGDDGMLWLGTRAGAFRFDGSKWLGYTIAQGLRGDDVRAITTAVDGSVYFGTNAGITRLTAADLSNGIVQPSMPSTSTLPEGNPIPHLGAGEEITIYAIHMSDADRGWAIGGLAGYGDHVLRTSDGGITWRDVTPPEPVPESGEAEKMATGFFIDGETCWVVYHSVPRESEMGPAELAIWHTFDAGQTWQWSGPIGVDFVGSSFNPPYLDFSNPQYGWIMTRVGGVGMHRYPVYLFATSDGGTHWERRIDPYDSVDLQSCQKTGMSFAFELTGWVTIGSCPIDGAEVVVTRDGGASWNEIALPAPTEQPGLFSSAGCESHSPTLFSSSRGALAMSCLRWEDDERIEDHYVYVSEDGGETWQTHRYPGGTLLFVDADIAYALSHDIYRTLDGGETWTKVKSVSWDGQFSFVNEQLGWAVARSETEIALVKTEDGGLSWSIIVPTISSE; this is encoded by the coding sequence ATGACGGAACGGACGATGCAGACCGTGGCGGCACTGGTCTCGATCGCGCTTCTGCTTGCAGGCTGCAACATGCCTGCGGCTTCGCCGACAGAGACGTCTTCGGCGGTGATGAGCGACACACCTCCCGAGACAGGCGGTGAGACGAGTACCCCTGCAACTTCAGGTGAACCTGTCCCTGTGGACGGACTGGGGGAAATCTTCGACCTGGCCTTCGATACCCAGGGAGATTTGTGGGTAGGGACGGCGAGCGGAGCGGCGCAATGCGATGCGGGTTTGCAGACTTGCCTGCTCTATTCTGTGATGAACGGATCGCCCATCGGTGAAGTCAGAGCCGTCGCAGTTGGAACGGATGGTTCGCTGTGGCTTGGCACGACGATGGGTTTGATACGCCGTTACCAGGGGGACTGGTCCCGGTATACCACGGAAGACGGACTGGCGGCCGACACGATCTTCGACCTGCAGGCAAGCGCCGGCGGATCGCTGTGGGTCGGGACGAACAACGGTGTCTCGTATTTCGCCGATGACGTATGGACGAATACCACGACCGCCGACGGCCTGGCGGATGATTACGTCCATTGTGTCTACGATGCCGGCGTGCAGGGGATGTGGTTTGGAACCTCCATGGGGGTATCGCGTTTCGACGGCGTCCGCTGGACGACCTACGATCAAAACACCGGCTTGCCCGGAAGCGATGTGCTATCCATAGCGGAGGACGCACAAGGTGGGATCTGGCTGGGAACGCTTTTCGGTGGTGCGGTTCGCTTCGATGCTGGTGGTTGGCAGTACTATACATTTTCGGGCGATGTGGGCGTCAACGTCGTCCAGGTGATGGCTGTTGGCGATGACGGGATGCTCTGGTTGGGGACGCGTGCGGGTGCCTTTCGTTTCGATGGGTCGAAGTGGCTGGGCTACACCATCGCCCAGGGTTTGCGCGGTGATGATGTGCGTGCGATCACCACTGCGGTCGATGGAAGCGTTTATTTTGGCACAAACGCAGGCATAACCCGTCTTACGGCGGCTGATTTGAGCAACGGAATCGTGCAGCCGTCGATGCCGTCGACTTCCACACTCCCCGAGGGGAATCCCATACCGCATCTCGGGGCCGGAGAGGAAATTACAATTTATGCCATCCACATGTCGGATGCAGATCGCGGTTGGGCGATCGGGGGATTGGCAGGATACGGGGATCACGTGCTGCGCACCTCGGACGGCGGTATCACCTGGCGAGACGTGACGCCGCCCGAGCCCGTTCCGGAATCGGGAGAGGCGGAGAAGATGGCCACCGGCTTTTTCATCGATGGAGAGACCTGCTGGGTAGTTTATCATTCTGTGCCTCGCGAATCCGAAATGGGACCTGCCGAATTGGCGATCTGGCACACGTTTGACGCAGGTCAAACCTGGCAGTGGAGCGGTCCTATCGGCGTGGATTTCGTCGGATCGAGCTTCAACCCGCCGTATCTTGATTTCTCGAACCCGCAGTATGGTTGGATCATGACCCGCGTGGGCGGTGTGGGCATGCACAGGTACCCGGTCTATCTGTTTGCTACGAGCGACGGTGGAACACATTGGGAACGCCGGATCGATCCGTATGACAGCGTCGATCTGCAAAGCTGCCAGAAAACCGGAATGAGTTTTGCATTCGAACTGACGGGTTGGGTGACCATCGGTAGTTGTCCCATCGACGGAGCGGAAGTCGTGGTGACCCGGGATGGCGGAGCCAGTTGGAATGAGATCGCTTTGCCGGCGCCCACCGAACAGCCGGGTCTGTTTTCCAGTGCAGGCTGCGAATCTCATTCCCCGACCCTCTTCTCTTCCTCCCGCGGCGCACTGGCAATGTCGTGCCTGCGTTGGGAAGACGATGAAAGGATCGAGGATCATTACGTATACGTCTCCGAAGACGGGGGCGAAACGTGGCAGACGCACCGTTATCCCGGCGGGACGTTGCTGTTCGTCGACGCGGACATCGCCTACGCGCTGTCCCATGACATCTACCGTACCCTGGATGGCGGCGAAACCTGGACCAAAGTCAAGAGTGTGAGTTGGGACGGCCAATTCTCATTTGTGAACGAGCAGCTTGGTTGGGCCGTGGCCCGCAGCGAAACGGAGATCGCCCTGGTGAAAACGGAGGACGGTGGACTATCCTGGTCTATCATCGTACCCACGATATCTTCCGAGTGA
- a CDS encoding SdrD B-like domain-containing protein has product MTRSNWKLCGLTLAIAAGLLAACGIPTATPEQCPREDFPYVTLQSPENGVTVNSLTPLFEWENSQGSCEPQEFSIDLALDSTFTEVILSDTTDGPYPGWTSTIELLDCTTYFWRVAPIVDGVRGEYSETHEFNVDVSDACNADASISGDIFHDLCAVPYASIPPGDPLPEGCIDAGPVEGLEANGVYEPGEPGIEAITLHLGNGACPSSGLATAVTDVNGSYSFGGLSAGTYCVSVDALSDGNDAILVPGDWTYPVRGANPEEVTLTLAADQHETDVDFGWDYQFLPDPPPLAATPTAEGYIVTALMNANCRTGPMAIFDQYGFLLEDEQAEAKGRLADNSWLSVKLATEPNQCWIAENLLAYSFDLNELPVLISPPTPTPAPGGISGIVWDDECNPPNLTPDTPEPPPPGCETDGIVYWANGIYEAGEQGIPNVIVQLGAGSCPSTGLPTTTTNGSGAFSFTGLAPGNYCVSISVVGNESALVPGTWSHPDVTGNWAHINVTVNPGATTGNVNFGWDFQF; this is encoded by the coding sequence ATGACACGCTCAAATTGGAAGTTATGCGGACTGACTCTTGCGATTGCGGCCGGACTCTTAGCCGCCTGCGGTATCCCCACCGCGACTCCCGAACAGTGTCCGCGGGAAGATTTCCCCTACGTAACGCTGCAATCGCCAGAGAATGGGGTGACCGTAAACAGCCTCACGCCGTTGTTCGAATGGGAAAATTCGCAAGGTAGTTGTGAACCGCAGGAGTTCTCGATCGACCTGGCCCTGGATTCGACTTTCACTGAAGTGATACTTAGCGATACGACGGACGGTCCATACCCGGGTTGGACCTCAACGATCGAACTGCTGGATTGTACAACCTACTTCTGGCGAGTTGCACCGATCGTCGATGGCGTCCGCGGCGAATATTCCGAGACCCATGAATTCAACGTGGATGTGAGCGACGCATGCAATGCGGACGCCTCGATCAGTGGGGACATTTTCCACGACCTGTGCGCCGTGCCGTATGCTTCGATTCCCCCGGGCGATCCCCTGCCGGAAGGCTGCATCGACGCCGGACCGGTCGAGGGGCTTGAAGCGAACGGCGTTTATGAACCCGGCGAACCGGGAATCGAAGCGATAACCTTACACCTGGGGAATGGCGCTTGTCCGTCCAGTGGTTTGGCGACGGCCGTGACGGATGTCAACGGGAGCTACTCGTTCGGTGGTTTATCCGCAGGGACGTACTGCGTCAGCGTGGACGCGCTCTCCGATGGAAACGATGCGATCCTGGTTCCCGGCGACTGGACCTATCCTGTTCGCGGCGCCAACCCGGAGGAGGTCACGCTGACGCTCGCGGCGGACCAGCACGAAACCGACGTTGATTTCGGCTGGGACTATCAATTTCTTCCGGATCCGCCGCCGTTGGCGGCCACTCCGACGGCGGAAGGATATATCGTGACAGCGCTCATGAACGCCAACTGCCGCACGGGTCCGATGGCGATTTTCGATCAATACGGTTTCCTGCTCGAAGATGAGCAGGCAGAAGCGAAAGGTCGTCTGGCCGACAATTCGTGGCTGTCCGTCAAACTCGCAACCGAGCCGAATCAATGCTGGATCGCGGAAAATTTGCTGGCTTACAGCTTCGACCTGAATGAGCTGCCCGTTCTGATTTCTCCGCCGACTCCCACACCGGCGCCTGGGGGGATTTCGGGCATCGTCTGGGACGACGAGTGCAATCCCCCGAACCTGACGCCGGACACCCCGGAGCCTCCACCGCCGGGATGTGAAACCGACGGGATTGTTTACTGGGCTAACGGGATCTACGAAGCAGGAGAACAGGGCATCCCCAATGTGATCGTCCAACTCGGCGCGGGCTCTTGCCCGTCCACCGGTTTGCCGACGACGACCACCAACGGCAGTGGTGCGTTCAGCTTCACGGGATTGGCGCCGGGAAATTACTGCGTGTCTATCTCTGTAGTGGGGAATGAAAGCGCCCTCGTTCCCGGGACGTGGTCCCATCCGGATGTGACCGGCAATTGGGCGCACATCAACGTGACGGTGAACCCGGGTGCCACGACCGGAAACGTCAATTTTGGCTGGGATTTTCAATTCTAA